In the genome of Marinobacter sp. ANT_B65, one region contains:
- a CDS encoding MauE/DoxX family redox-associated membrane protein, whose protein sequence is MAQELLDMTVLTTTVLLALLFAHAAWHKVSDYGRFLGYVINYRLLPEWVAGTAANTLILAEGLFVLLLLYPATSSLGATGLAALLLLYAAAMAVSLFRGRAEIECGCGGSSHPVSWLLVLRNLALASLAVMVALQGVQGVAVTALFVALLAGIGLWLIYNLFGKLAENHRMLVAQSKS, encoded by the coding sequence ATGGCCCAGGAACTTTTGGATATGACCGTACTGACAACCACGGTGCTGCTGGCTCTGCTGTTTGCTCATGCTGCCTGGCATAAGGTTTCGGATTACGGCCGGTTTCTGGGATATGTCATCAATTACCGGTTGCTTCCGGAGTGGGTTGCCGGAACCGCGGCTAACACACTGATTCTGGCCGAGGGGCTGTTCGTGCTGTTGCTGCTCTATCCTGCTACGTCATCTCTGGGCGCGACGGGACTGGCGGCCTTGCTGTTGCTTTACGCTGCAGCCATGGCAGTCAGTCTGTTCCGGGGCCGGGCCGAGATCGAATGTGGTTGTGGTGGTTCGTCCCACCCGGTGTCCTGGTTGCTGGTACTGCGCAATCTGGCGCTGGCCAGTCTGGCGGTGATGGTAGCTCTGCAGGGTGTGCAGGGAGTCGCAGTAACAGCGCTCTTTGTGGCACTGCTCGCTGGCATCGGGCTTTGGCTGATCTACAACCTGTTTGGAAAACTGGCCGAAAACCACCGCATGCTAGTGGCTCAAAGCAAATCATGA
- a CDS encoding ring-opening amidohydrolase → MHCHVHTIPIDHPGDVSRLRLAIENSDIRASEVIAILGKTEGNGCVNDFTRAYMASELKALFREYLGAEKASAISMVMSGGTEGVLSPHLTVISRSGRASVDNLRTDGEKAFAAGVAKTPVITPAALGREEQIRLVSEATLAAMSDAGITDPADVHFVQVKCPLLVSSDFADNDGATITTETYKSMGYSRGASALGIAIGLGESGFTDAAAAAGLNCTDFQRYSAVASASAGAELDYCEVVVLGNSPASEGDLFICHDVMTDALDSGVLERASASARALAPEGFEIVQILAKAEADPGGRVRGYRNTMLDDSDINHTRHARSVVGAVLAAAACNPMIYVSGGAEHQGPPGGGPFALIARRSAR, encoded by the coding sequence ATGCACTGTCATGTCCATACTATCCCGATTGATCATCCAGGCGACGTGAGCAGGCTCCGCCTGGCTATCGAAAACAGCGACATACGAGCCAGCGAGGTTATTGCCATACTTGGAAAGACCGAAGGTAATGGCTGCGTGAACGATTTCACCCGTGCGTACATGGCCAGTGAGCTGAAGGCGCTGTTCCGGGAATATCTTGGCGCAGAGAAGGCATCGGCCATTTCCATGGTCATGTCCGGGGGAACTGAAGGTGTTTTGAGCCCTCATCTGACGGTTATCAGCCGTTCGGGAAGGGCGTCGGTGGATAACCTCCGCACCGACGGGGAAAAGGCCTTTGCTGCCGGTGTCGCAAAAACACCGGTGATCACCCCCGCAGCTCTGGGACGGGAAGAACAGATCCGCCTGGTATCCGAGGCTACCCTGGCGGCTATGAGCGACGCCGGCATTACCGACCCTGCAGACGTTCATTTTGTGCAGGTAAAGTGCCCGCTGCTGGTGTCCTCCGATTTCGCAGATAATGACGGGGCGACTATCACTACCGAAACCTATAAATCCATGGGCTACTCCAGGGGCGCTTCTGCACTTGGTATTGCGATAGGGCTCGGCGAAAGCGGATTTACAGATGCGGCTGCTGCGGCCGGGCTCAACTGCACGGATTTCCAGAGATACTCGGCTGTTGCCTCCGCGTCGGCAGGCGCAGAGCTGGACTACTGTGAGGTGGTTGTATTGGGCAATTCCCCCGCGTCTGAAGGTGATCTGTTTATATGCCACGACGTTATGACGGATGCGCTGGATTCAGGTGTGCTTGAGCGAGCGTCCGCGAGTGCCCGGGCACTTGCACCGGAAGGTTTCGAAATTGTCCAGATACTTGCAAAAGCTGAAGCCGATCCCGGTGGCCGCGTGCGCGGGTATCGCAACACCATGCTGGACGATTCAGACATCAATCATACCCGTCACGCCCGCTCTGTTGTTGGTGCAGTGCTGGCTGCTGCCGCTTGCAACCCGATGATCTATGTATCCGGTGGTGCTGAGCATCAGGGGCCACCGGGTGGCGGCCCATTTGCATTGATTGCCCGCCGCTCCGCCCGCTAG
- a CDS encoding NAD(P)/FAD-dependent oxidoreductase gives MSTINHPDVVIIGGGILGCAIARYLSQTPNLGIVVVERHGLGEQTTSHAAALLTRVRPHRVLTDMVMETFRAIDELGSYLGEQLPLKRVGSLQVSAKPEGRRQIEQTSQRAEDAGVLAERISADEAMRLAPWLELTPDASALWLPDDGYIDPYTLCQAYAAEARRKGTRFLLKREVSELLQQSSTVTGVRLADGETISAGTVIDAAGPWSTALAMQAGIHLGMAPVRSHYWISSPHPKISTHGPMTILPDSGAYARPEVGGLLFGLRDQQSVVAHPATLPDNLQGFRFDTDPTGELALESGYEALRCQLSVLDELRLAHYVSNVSSYTPDGFALLGPMPGIDGFIAATGCSGGGVGMSGGIGRLIAELATNQSPFVPPEPFRLDRFGDIDSYSPDFIRRCAEARARKRTG, from the coding sequence ATGTCCACAATCAATCATCCGGATGTTGTGATTATCGGTGGCGGCATCCTTGGATGTGCCATAGCCCGGTATCTGAGCCAGACCCCCAACCTTGGCATTGTCGTTGTCGAACGCCACGGGCTTGGCGAACAAACCACCAGCCACGCAGCGGCGTTGCTGACCCGGGTTCGCCCCCACCGGGTGCTGACGGATATGGTGATGGAAACCTTCCGGGCGATTGACGAGCTGGGAAGCTACCTTGGCGAGCAGTTACCCCTGAAAAGAGTGGGTAGTTTGCAAGTGTCTGCTAAACCGGAAGGTCGGAGACAGATCGAGCAAACATCGCAAAGGGCAGAGGATGCCGGTGTCTTGGCGGAACGGATCAGCGCGGATGAAGCCATGCGGCTGGCTCCCTGGCTTGAGCTGACGCCTGATGCTTCAGCTTTATGGCTGCCGGATGATGGCTACATTGACCCCTACACCCTCTGCCAGGCCTATGCTGCCGAGGCCAGGCGCAAAGGCACCCGTTTTCTCCTGAAGCGAGAGGTCAGCGAACTCCTGCAACAAAGTTCGACGGTTACGGGAGTGCGCCTCGCCGATGGTGAGACGATTTCTGCCGGAACAGTGATTGACGCAGCTGGCCCCTGGAGTACTGCGCTGGCGATGCAGGCGGGGATCCACCTTGGCATGGCGCCCGTTCGCAGCCATTACTGGATATCGTCGCCGCACCCGAAAATTTCCACACATGGCCCGATGACTATTCTGCCTGACAGTGGCGCCTACGCTCGTCCGGAAGTGGGTGGGTTGCTCTTCGGGTTGCGCGACCAGCAATCGGTCGTGGCACACCCTGCAACCTTGCCGGACAACCTCCAAGGCTTTCGTTTCGATACCGACCCGACTGGCGAGCTTGCGCTTGAAAGCGGCTATGAAGCGCTTCGATGTCAGCTTTCTGTGTTGGACGAGCTACGGCTGGCCCATTACGTCAGCAATGTGTCCAGCTACACACCCGATGGTTTTGCACTTCTGGGCCCCATGCCGGGTATTGACGGTTTCATCGCCGCTACCGGCTGTTCCGGAGGGGGAGTCGGCATGTCCGGAGGTATCGGCCGGCTTATTGCTGAACTGGCCACCAACCAGAGCCCATTTGTGCCCCCCGAGCCGTTCCGCCTGGATCGCTTCGGCGATATCGATTCCTACAGCCCTGATTTCATCCGCCGCTGTGCCGAGGCTCGCGCCCGGAAACGCACAGGTTAA
- a CDS encoding c-type cytochrome, whose translation MNHKGAGGLLIVLLLAVQLLSQAAAAERSAAANYILRCAGCHGTEGRGVASAGIPTFPGYVDEFFNDEEGRLYLMHVPGVVGAGLRNDEISEVMNYVVDRWGKPNVEVEHFTTEEVGRLRQQPVKDVVLLRYSITDRLAKEGVELPEYTWP comes from the coding sequence ATGAACCATAAGGGCGCGGGCGGCCTGTTGATCGTTCTGCTTCTTGCCGTGCAACTGTTGTCACAGGCCGCCGCCGCTGAACGATCAGCGGCGGCAAACTACATACTGCGTTGCGCCGGCTGCCACGGTACGGAGGGCAGGGGTGTCGCATCTGCAGGTATCCCTACGTTTCCGGGGTATGTCGACGAGTTTTTTAATGACGAGGAAGGCAGGCTGTATCTGATGCATGTACCCGGTGTTGTGGGGGCGGGCCTTCGCAACGATGAGATCTCGGAGGTGATGAACTACGTAGTTGACCGTTGGGGTAAACCCAACGTAGAGGTCGAGCATTTCACGACAGAGGAGGTCGGCCGGTTACGGCAGCAGCCAGTAAAGGATGTTGTTCTTCTGCGGTACAGCATCACGGATCGGCTGGCAAAGGAAGGAGTGGAGTTACCGGAGTATACCTGGCCCTGA
- a CDS encoding ABC transporter ATP-binding protein — MQSSAIQASADSPGGNALAGDPLLTLQNCSLTLNDTHILRNIDLDIRKGEFVSIIGPSGCGKSTTLRLMLELLKPDADDRSGAGKVIFPEVRPRRGMAFQKPVLMPWLTIRGNVELSLSLGPQKTPQSLRRGKAEAALELVGLLSYANYYPKQLSGGMQQRVALARTLAAEPELLLMDEPFGALDEMTRNTLNLELLRLWENRANGLKSIVMVTHSLHEAVSLSDRVVVLSSRPAGISTIIDVPLPKPRSAGFVSVEETEAYQQTIARLRRELQRDD, encoded by the coding sequence ATGCAATCGTCAGCCATACAGGCCTCGGCGGATTCCCCGGGTGGAAACGCCTTGGCGGGGGATCCGCTCCTGACCCTGCAAAACTGCAGCCTCACCCTGAACGATACGCACATATTGCGCAATATCGATCTGGATATCAGGAAGGGCGAGTTCGTATCCATTATCGGCCCCAGCGGTTGCGGGAAATCCACTACGCTCAGGCTGATGCTTGAACTGCTGAAGCCGGATGCTGATGACAGATCCGGTGCTGGCAAGGTGATATTTCCGGAGGTCCGGCCGCGCCGTGGCATGGCCTTCCAGAAACCGGTTCTTATGCCCTGGCTTACCATTCGTGGAAATGTGGAACTGAGCCTCTCCCTGGGACCACAAAAGACGCCGCAGAGCCTTCGCAGGGGTAAGGCCGAGGCCGCACTCGAACTAGTCGGGCTGCTCTCTTATGCCAACTATTATCCAAAACAACTATCCGGAGGCATGCAGCAGCGTGTGGCACTTGCCCGCACACTGGCGGCTGAACCGGAACTGCTCCTGATGGATGAGCCTTTCGGGGCGCTCGACGAAATGACCCGGAACACGCTGAATCTGGAGCTGCTCAGGCTCTGGGAAAACCGGGCAAACGGACTCAAGAGCATTGTCATGGTTACTCATTCGCTGCACGAAGCGGTCAGCTTGTCTGACCGGGTGGTAGTGCTGAGCAGTCGCCCTGCGGGGATAAGTACGATTATTGACGTGCCGCTACCCAAGCCCCGAAGTGCCGGTTTTGTCAGCGTTGAAGAGACCGAGGCTTATCAACAGACAATTGCCAGGCTGCGAAGGGAGCTGCAACGTGATGACTGA
- a CDS encoding amine dehydrogenase large subunit has translation MHSSRLALAALASVLLSGTVQAADTFEPEMLTVEEQIQPGPNLFVLDQSWDGASQTVVLSRDDLSVKGNLSFGIVGQMAANSDFTRLYSLSHYAKRITYGPTESVVQEFDVPTLTLLQEVVVPDKAAQVAPSNAILAISYDDHYAFVQNATPATSVTVVDLKDGSVLQEVPIPGCYGVFPAADSVKFTTACGDGRFQSFSLGSDGQFGSPESSEKIFDPDQDPVYIVGKRAGDDLLFVSFFGNVYQISDSDKAPSLISKRSFTKDVKEPWAPGGVDVVAYNEAHDVMFITMHSEPYNGSHKNGAEEVWAVSLESGKVLGRTEVKHLVSLSVTDGEQPVLFGLDEDGMLYRYEVKADAGFTLEETHSVEGVGGWAIFSLTES, from the coding sequence ATGCACAGCTCAAGGTTGGCCCTCGCTGCGCTGGCAAGCGTTCTGCTTTCAGGAACGGTGCAGGCTGCGGATACATTTGAGCCAGAAATGCTGACGGTTGAAGAGCAGATTCAGCCTGGCCCAAATCTGTTTGTTCTGGATCAGAGTTGGGATGGCGCAAGCCAGACTGTGGTTCTGTCCAGAGACGATCTCAGTGTGAAAGGAAATCTGAGTTTCGGCATCGTCGGCCAGATGGCCGCGAATAGCGATTTTACCCGCCTTTACAGCTTGTCTCATTACGCAAAACGAATCACCTATGGGCCAACAGAGTCTGTGGTTCAGGAATTTGATGTTCCTACTCTGACCCTTCTCCAGGAAGTAGTGGTGCCCGATAAAGCCGCTCAGGTGGCACCGTCTAATGCAATTCTGGCGATTTCCTACGACGATCATTACGCCTTTGTGCAAAACGCTACACCTGCGACGTCTGTAACGGTAGTGGACTTGAAGGATGGCAGTGTGCTGCAGGAAGTTCCTATACCTGGTTGCTATGGCGTCTTCCCCGCAGCGGATTCCGTGAAGTTCACGACTGCCTGTGGTGACGGGCGCTTCCAGAGCTTCTCTTTAGGTTCCGATGGTCAGTTCGGCTCGCCGGAGAGTAGTGAAAAAATCTTTGATCCCGACCAGGATCCGGTTTACATCGTGGGTAAGCGGGCTGGCGATGACCTTCTGTTTGTCTCCTTTTTCGGGAATGTCTACCAGATATCCGATAGTGACAAGGCGCCCAGTTTAATCAGCAAGCGTTCCTTCACCAAGGACGTGAAAGAGCCATGGGCACCCGGTGGTGTGGATGTGGTTGCATACAACGAAGCTCATGATGTGATGTTTATCACCATGCATTCCGAGCCATACAACGGCAGCCATAAAAACGGCGCAGAGGAAGTCTGGGCTGTAAGTCTGGAGAGCGGCAAGGTGCTGGGTCGCACAGAAGTCAAACATCTGGTGTCGCTGTCTGTGACTGATGGTGAGCAGCCGGTTCTGTTTGGTCTTGATGAAGACGGCATGCTTTACCGTTATGAAGTAAAGGCAGACGCGGGCTTTACCCTGGAAGAAACCCATTCCGTTGAAGGCGTAGGTGGTTGGGCCATTTTCTCATTGACGGAGTCTTGA
- a CDS encoding UTRA domain-containing protein gives MQERLVGEGNSPLYMRVRDQLAVRIEEGSLTPNTRLPSERILADEHGTTRVTARLALAQLEAEGRIFRSNRRGWFVSPPRLIYKPTQDYSFSENVISQGRIPATETLDVTPTEINAWLATKTGLAVGDPIVWLRRRRQIDGRPVLVENIYLNPKRLPAIETYDFNRSLWKLLREQYEVELQGKHIEMYPTALVGPQANALGVTIGTAGLYVTRCSRDAEGGFVEFDEEFWLHDALSIQVEVY, from the coding sequence ATGCAAGAGCGGTTGGTCGGGGAAGGCAACTCGCCTCTCTACATGAGAGTGCGGGATCAGCTGGCGGTCCGGATAGAGGAAGGATCGTTAACGCCAAATACCCGTTTGCCCTCTGAGCGGATCCTCGCTGATGAGCACGGTACCACACGTGTAACGGCCCGGCTCGCGCTGGCCCAGCTTGAGGCGGAAGGACGGATATTCCGTTCTAATCGGCGAGGCTGGTTTGTTTCGCCACCACGACTGATATACAAGCCTACCCAGGATTACAGTTTCTCCGAAAACGTTATCTCACAGGGGCGTATTCCTGCTACGGAAACCCTGGATGTCACACCTACCGAAATCAATGCCTGGCTTGCGACCAAAACCGGCCTGGCAGTCGGCGATCCAATTGTATGGCTCCGCAGGCGACGGCAGATTGACGGTCGCCCTGTATTGGTCGAGAACATTTACCTGAACCCGAAACGCCTGCCCGCCATTGAAACCTATGATTTCAATCGCTCACTTTGGAAACTGCTGCGAGAACAATACGAAGTAGAGTTGCAGGGGAAGCATATTGAAATGTACCCGACAGCACTTGTTGGCCCGCAGGCGAACGCGCTTGGCGTGACTATCGGCACTGCGGGGCTCTACGTCACCCGTTGCAGTCGCGACGCTGAAGGTGGCTTTGTGGAATTTGACGAGGAGTTCTGGCTACACGATGCATTGAGTATTCAGGTCGAGGTTTACTGA
- a CDS encoding diguanylate cyclase, translating to MRLLPGGCRLASRCFAFIWLLLAALPGWGADRLLVLDERMAQPLDGFVSLLRDPGGELTFEQVRSGTKPFEPSGPGDLHQGYTPDAFWMRIDVASRSSERLDRILEFTYSYLDDISLYRVNADGTVERMRSGRTLAPADRVVAHRKPVFPLSFEPGERATLYLRISTHASMTLNARLAPTFEFYEDSDQEYVWLALYFGMLVALGAYNFLLFLGTRQRSFLLYSLFVFSFGIAASSMNGLGPLLLWPGMVGEWGNRILPTGYTLSATLAVMFARSFLNMRRIAPRWDKVLSVMAVCWWCATLVTLLVPVQDALKIMSVMGVLTTAFLITSGIAGIRYRIPAARIYLLAWLLLLVGAALLSVRNFGWIPSNFFTVYGLQVGSAIEMVLLSFGLAARFNELKRQKEQAQRELVLSLQRQERELEHRVAQRTSELEVAKAELERRVVKDPLTGLYNRYGLMIHLEKVVQRARRRDERLAVILIDLDGFKSVNDQYGHEAGDVLLQAVAHRLQLEARESDCVARMGGDEFVVVTENVVSEASVLEIGQRLREAITQPVTMPSGDSVWIGASVGICAGLRDGEAGCDLIRRADEAMYRVKRARKNDVCLLV from the coding sequence ATGCGTTTGCTGCCGGGTGGTTGTCGTTTGGCGAGTCGGTGTTTTGCCTTTATATGGCTTTTGCTGGCGGCGCTCCCGGGTTGGGGCGCGGACCGCCTTCTGGTGCTGGACGAACGCATGGCCCAGCCGCTGGATGGTTTTGTCTCGCTGTTGCGGGATCCGGGTGGTGAACTGACATTTGAGCAGGTGCGCAGTGGCACCAAACCCTTCGAACCATCAGGGCCAGGTGACCTCCATCAGGGTTACACCCCCGACGCGTTCTGGATGCGGATCGACGTGGCGTCCCGCTCAAGCGAGCGCCTGGACCGGATACTTGAGTTTACCTACTCCTATCTTGATGACATCAGCCTCTATCGGGTGAATGCCGATGGCACGGTTGAGCGGATGCGGTCAGGGCGCACCCTGGCACCGGCAGATCGCGTGGTGGCCCATCGCAAACCGGTTTTCCCTCTTTCTTTTGAGCCAGGTGAGCGGGCAACGCTGTACCTGCGGATAAGCACCCACGCCAGCATGACCCTCAACGCCCGGCTGGCGCCTACCTTTGAATTCTATGAAGACAGTGATCAGGAATATGTCTGGCTGGCCCTGTACTTCGGAATGCTGGTGGCCCTGGGGGCATATAATTTCCTGCTGTTTCTTGGTACCCGTCAGCGCTCATTCCTGTTGTATTCGCTGTTTGTGTTCAGCTTTGGTATTGCCGCCTCCAGCATGAACGGCCTTGGGCCCTTGCTACTCTGGCCCGGGATGGTCGGGGAGTGGGGTAACCGTATTCTGCCAACCGGGTATACCTTGTCCGCCACCCTTGCAGTGATGTTTGCTCGCAGCTTTCTGAATATGCGCCGGATTGCTCCGCGCTGGGACAAGGTGCTATCGGTCATGGCGGTTTGCTGGTGGTGCGCGACTCTGGTGACATTGCTGGTGCCAGTGCAGGATGCCCTCAAAATCATGTCAGTTATGGGCGTGTTGACCACCGCGTTTCTGATAACCAGCGGGATTGCTGGTATACGCTACCGCATACCTGCGGCCAGGATATACCTGCTGGCCTGGTTGCTCCTGCTGGTGGGCGCGGCGCTACTGTCGGTGCGCAACTTTGGCTGGATACCGTCCAATTTTTTCACCGTTTACGGCCTGCAGGTCGGCTCCGCAATTGAGATGGTCCTGCTGTCCTTTGGCCTGGCAGCCCGGTTTAACGAACTCAAGCGACAAAAAGAGCAGGCTCAGCGTGAGCTGGTGCTGTCGCTGCAGCGACAGGAGCGTGAGCTGGAGCACCGGGTTGCCCAGCGCACCTCAGAGCTGGAGGTCGCCAAGGCCGAACTGGAACGCCGGGTAGTGAAAGACCCGCTCACCGGGCTCTATAACCGCTATGGGCTGATGATTCATCTGGAAAAAGTCGTGCAGCGGGCGCGGCGACGGGATGAGCGTCTGGCGGTGATTCTGATCGACCTGGACGGCTTCAAGTCGGTGAACGATCAGTATGGCCATGAAGCGGGTGATGTATTGCTTCAGGCCGTTGCCCACCGCCTGCAGCTGGAAGCCCGGGAAAGTGACTGTGTGGCGCGGATGGGAGGTGATGAGTTTGTGGTTGTCACCGAGAATGTGGTCTCGGAAGCCAGTGTGCTGGAAATAGGCCAGCGGTTACGTGAAGCCATCACTCAACCGGTGACCATGCCTTCAGGAGATTCAGTATGGATTGGGGCGAGCGTGGGTATCTGTGCCGGTCTGCGCGATGGAGAGGCCGGCTGTGACCTGATCCGGAGGGCGGATGAAGCCATGTATCGGGTTAAACGGGCACGTAAGAATGACGTTTGTCTGTTGGTTTAG
- a CDS encoding ABC transporter permease, translating to MTDVSKRPRPGILRRYDALLYPLVFISLLLVAWEVSVDIFKIPAYMLPAPSDVLDAMDSDLINHTWVTLQETLWGFLIANIAGFFVAVMFVHFRPVELSLFPVAIALKTTPLVALAPLLVVWLGTGMASKIAASALICFFPVLINSVKGLRSIDAESDELFRTYQASRREIFWKLRLPASLPYVMSALKISSSLAVVGAIVGEFVGANAGLGYVVLVSSYHLDTDVMFSAIFAAAFIGLTFFWILEAIDRHFIFWQQEGAD from the coding sequence ATGACTGATGTATCCAAACGACCGCGCCCCGGGATTCTCAGGCGTTATGACGCACTGCTGTACCCGCTGGTGTTTATCAGCCTGCTACTTGTGGCCTGGGAAGTATCTGTCGATATCTTCAAAATCCCGGCCTATATGCTACCGGCACCGTCGGATGTGCTTGATGCCATGGATTCGGACCTGATTAACCATACATGGGTAACTCTTCAGGAGACCTTGTGGGGTTTTCTGATTGCAAACATTGCCGGCTTTTTTGTCGCTGTAATGTTTGTGCATTTCCGGCCTGTCGAGTTGAGCCTTTTCCCCGTGGCTATTGCCCTTAAAACAACACCCTTGGTGGCGCTGGCGCCATTGCTGGTGGTGTGGCTGGGCACAGGTATGGCTTCCAAGATTGCTGCATCAGCTCTGATCTGTTTCTTTCCTGTGTTGATCAACAGTGTGAAGGGCTTGCGATCCATCGACGCCGAGAGTGATGAGCTTTTCCGGACCTATCAGGCCAGCCGGCGGGAAATATTCTGGAAGTTACGGCTGCCTGCCAGCCTCCCGTATGTCATGTCTGCACTGAAAATTTCCAGTTCACTGGCGGTTGTAGGTGCGATTGTTGGTGAGTTTGTTGGTGCAAACGCCGGGCTGGGATATGTGGTTCTGGTGTCGTCGTACCATCTGGATACCGACGTTATGTTCTCCGCCATTTTCGCTGCCGCTTTCATCGGGCTGACATTTTTCTGGATTCTTGAGGCGATTGATCGCCATTTTATTTTCTGGCAGCAGGAAGGAGCTGACTGA
- the mauD gene encoding methylamine dehydrogenase accessory protein MauD, giving the protein MAILSFTVALLVVMVAGLILGFFVLARQIGILHERVAPVGAMINDSGPKIGETSPVFDLDSLTGGKVSIGNPSKTHTLVFFLSPTCPICKKLVPALKSIQKSESSWLSVVLASDGDQPRHEQLIAAQGLEGFPYVLSEHLGVTYRVSRLPFAVLLDEQGTVRAKGLVNSREQLESLFNALETGYASVQDLVSKTANY; this is encoded by the coding sequence GTGGCAATTCTATCTTTTACCGTTGCGTTGCTGGTTGTGATGGTGGCAGGGCTGATTCTCGGCTTTTTTGTGCTGGCCCGTCAGATCGGCATTCTCCACGAGCGGGTTGCTCCTGTAGGAGCCATGATCAACGACAGTGGTCCCAAAATCGGGGAAACCTCCCCTGTTTTTGATCTGGACAGCCTTACCGGAGGCAAAGTGAGCATTGGCAATCCGTCCAAAACGCACACTCTGGTTTTCTTCCTCTCTCCGACCTGCCCCATCTGTAAAAAGCTGGTGCCGGCACTCAAGTCGATTCAGAAATCGGAGTCCAGCTGGCTGTCTGTGGTTTTAGCAAGTGACGGGGATCAGCCACGGCACGAGCAACTGATTGCGGCCCAGGGTCTGGAAGGTTTTCCTTATGTGCTGTCTGAACATCTTGGAGTGACTTACCGGGTCTCCCGTTTGCCTTTCGCCGTGTTGCTGGACGAGCAGGGTACGGTGCGGGCCAAAGGTCTGGTGAATTCGAGAGAGCAGTTGGAAAGCTTGTTTAATGCGTTGGAAACCGGCTATGCATCCGTTCAGGATCTGGTCAGCAAAACAGCTAATTATTGA
- a CDS encoding methylamine dehydrogenase light chain codes for MSSMMNRLFNLIDKASEKSTRQAAQHYGRRSFLARAGTVFAGAMLVPVLPFDRSLGGAAFAATTEDENDCSYWKHCALDGNLCSTSGGSLTSCPAGTEASKVSWIGTCRNPDDEKDYLVSYNDCCGRATVPSSTFCFTSEGERPGYRMGLHNDINWCMANTNKGYHCTVSVVLGVANT; via the coding sequence ATGTCCAGCATGATGAATCGTTTATTTAACCTGATTGACAAGGCGTCCGAGAAAAGCACCCGGCAAGCCGCTCAGCATTATGGTCGCCGGTCGTTTCTTGCCAGGGCAGGCACAGTTTTTGCCGGCGCGATGCTGGTGCCGGTTCTGCCATTTGACCGGTCGCTTGGTGGGGCTGCCTTCGCCGCAACCACGGAGGATGAGAACGATTGCAGCTATTGGAAGCACTGCGCTCTCGATGGCAACCTCTGCTCTACGTCTGGAGGGTCTTTGACGTCCTGCCCGGCGGGCACGGAGGCTTCCAAGGTTTCCTGGATCGGCACCTGCCGGAACCCTGACGACGAAAAAGATTATCTGGTTTCGTACAACGACTGTTGTGGTCGTGCAACGGTACCCAGTTCAACCTTTTGCTTCACCAGTGAAGGCGAGCGCCCGGGATATCGTATGGGACTGCACAACGACATCAACTGGTGTATGGCCAACACTAACAAAGGTTATCACTGTACTGTTTCCGTGGTGCTTGGGGTGGCTAATACTTGA